Part of the Candidatus Chlorohelix allophototropha genome, ACTAGAACCCGGTGCGCATAATTCTCACATTCATAGTGGTTCTTGCGCAAATCTCGGTCCAATCGAATATGCGCTGAACCCTTTACAAGCAGATTCGAGCGGCAAAGCACAAACTGTCACAGTTGTTTCCGCCAGTTTCGCCGAAGTTACCAGGGGCGGTTTGTATCTGAATGTCCATAATGAAACGGGTACACCGACTTATAATGCCGGTTGTGGAGATATAATCTCTTAATTATTCGATGTAAATTTTGGAGATTAGCTTCATTTGACGTTTTTGGGGGTTACAGAATTCCTAACTTGCAGTGAAAAATAATTCCAAAAGTCTCTGAAACCCCATTTTGGTCAACTATATATGTGTTTTCCTAGATCGTAGAATGTCGAGCTTTATATTTCCCTAACCCAGCATAACTAAACGCGAAAAACTGCCGTGCATCTTAATTTCAAGTTCAAACTTGACAATGGAACAAATAAATGATATTAACTTACGTGTTAGTTAGCTAAATTATTGGAGCTGTCCAGAACCTATGAAATCTGATTTAAGAACTACGGATACGAAAGAGCGGGTAATTGCCGAAGCACTGCGGCTTTATCAGCTTGGCGGTTATAGCTATCTGAATATGGATCATATTGCCAGAACTCTCAAGATTACCCGTCCTGCTCTTTATTTTCATTTTCCGGGCGGCAAAGACCAACTCATAATTGAGGTTATAAAATCTTGGGGTGAAGAAGTAATCAAGCAGGTGGAAACCGCAATTCGAGAAAATGAAGATGTCAGAACTCGCTTAAAGCATATCATGTACGGAGTTACGCTCTTACCTCTTCCCGATGATAAAGAAATAGCCCAAGCGCAACTATGCCATCTTAATCAGCAAGCACAGGAACAGATGCACCTGTTTATTATCTCGATTAACCGAATAATTACCGGTGTAATCGAGGAAGGTATTTGCAAGGGAGAGTTACGGCAGGTTGACCCTAACATTGTATTTATCAGCTTTACAGGTTTATGCCATCAGGTTGAAAAATTGCCGGTTATACGTCAATTACTTCCTCAGGAATTTGCCAATAAATTTCCTGATACTGTGGAAGAGTTAGCCGATAAACTGCTTGAGCTTTGGTTCGAGGGCATAATTGCTCGTTGTACTACCTAATTATTCGCGGCTTTAAAACTGACTTAACTGTAAGTCAGTTTACTCAAATAAATGATATCTAATTGAATATCGAAAGGATCATTTTTGATGACAAAAGGGAGAAAGTATGCCATCGCCCTAACTGCTGCGTTAGGTTTAATAATGGGCATACTCGATAATACAATTGTGAATATCGCGCTGGTGCCGATTGCTAAGGAGCTAAAGATTGATCTCAGCACTGTGCAGTGGCTGGTGACCGGTTACTTCTTGGCGCAAGCAGCAGTAATCCCGGTAGCCGGATATTTGGGAAATCGTTTCGGCAGTCGGCGCATATTCATGGGGTCTGTAGCGATATTCACCCTTGGCTCGCTATTATGTGGCGTTACACAAGACCCTACAATGCTGATCACTTTCCGCGTGCTGCAAGGTATCGGCGCGGGTGCGCTCTTCCCGTTGGGTCAGGCGCTT contains:
- a CDS encoding TetR/AcrR family transcriptional regulator — translated: MKSDLRTTDTKERVIAEALRLYQLGGYSYLNMDHIARTLKITRPALYFHFPGGKDQLIIEVIKSWGEEVIKQVETAIRENEDVRTRLKHIMYGVTLLPLPDDKEIAQAQLCHLNQQAQEQMHLFIISINRIITGVIEEGICKGELRQVDPNIVFISFTGLCHQVEKLPVIRQLLPQEFANKFPDTVEELADKLLELWFEGIIARCTT